The genomic segment CAAATATTTAACTTCCATGATAGATGAAATAATTGAATCCACATGTCAAGACTTTGAATATTTCAAAAGATTTCACTACCACTTATGTAATATGCATCTTATGTATTTTAGTTGCAACCACATTAAGATTATACATGTATCAATTATGTTTTGGTGTTTTTATGCTTTGTGTATTTATCtaatttgttttatttaatttaatacattgttAGAACTTTTACCAATTCACTATATAATATTTCtctaatttttataatataatgcATGGTTTTAtttgtattatatataatatttatttgtaaattgtgaaaaatgtcatattctgaatgtgtactttttcactttttaatataattatcataGTAATCAACAAAGACAAGCAAAAGATGGTTTCTTGCCGAGAGTACTATTGTTACAaattccaaataagagataACATGTCATCGATGCTTTTATATGCTGGAAGATTGTTGCAACAATATGCAGTTGATATGTATATTAAGCTTGAAACAACTAGATTGGATTACTTTAGAAGGAACCAAGCGGAAATGAGGTCAGAACTTTATCAAGGTATCGTTGACAGCATTATAAATGGAGAAACAAAAGGAAATGAAATTGGAAGAAGAATAGTTCTTCCAGCATCGTTTATCGGAGGACCAAGGGATATGCGTCGTAGATATCTTGATGCAATGGCATTAGTAAGAAAGTTTGGAAAACCTGATCTTTTCATAACAATGACTTGTAATCCAGAATGGAAAGAGATAACAGATAATTTGAAAGAAGGTCAACAACCTCAGGATCGACCTAATTTAACTACCAGGGTATTTCGAGCTAAGTTACAagatttaaaaaatcaaataattacCAAGTCAATATTCGGAGTGGTTGTTGCTTTTGTTTATGTGGTGGAATTTCAGAAGAGGGGGTTGCCTCATATGCATATGTTGATTATTTTGAGGCAAGATTCTAAAATCAATGGTCCTGAAAATTTTGATTACTATGTATCAGCAGAATTACCAAACAAAGACAAAAATCCCAACCTTCATAATTTTGTTGTGAAGCATATGATGCATGGTCCTTGTGGGGATTTAAATAAAAAGAATACTTGTATGATTGCTGGGCGTTGTAAAAGCAACTATCCACGCCTGTTTTGTCAAAGTACAACACAAGGAAAAGATGGTTATCCAATTTATAGAAGAAGAAATGATGGGCAAATAGTTGATATACGAAAGGCAAAGCTAAACAATCAATGGGTTGTTCCTCACAATTCTTACCTTCTGTTAAGTTATGATTGTCATGTTAATGTCGAAGTATGCTCTGGATTGACGGCtgtcaaatatctttacaaatatatatataaaggacATGATAAAGTTGTTGTGCATATTGCCTCCAGCAATAGTGATACTGTTGTGGATGAGATTAAGAACTTTCAAGATGCAAGGTGGGTCTCAGCACAAGAAGCGCTGTAGAGaatatttgaatttgatttaAACGAGATATCCCCGGCTGTAATAAGTTTGGCATTACACTTGCCTAACAAACAATGCATCACATTTTGGAGAAATCAAAATTTGGAAAATGTCATTCAACACGAATTGACCTCAAAGACGATGCTAACTGAATTTTTTCATATGTGCTCTATAAATTCTAAAGCAAGATCTTATTTGTATGCCGAATTCCCAGAACATTATGTATGGGACAAAAGAAACAAGTGTTGGTATGAAAGAAAAAAAGTAAAGGTTATTGGACGTATAAATGGTGCAAATCCTACAGAAGGAGAAAGGTATTATTTAAGATTATTGCTCAATCATGTAAGAGGACCTACTTCTTTTAACTATTTGTTAACGGTTAATGGAAAGATTTGTTTCACATTCAAAGAAGCAGCACAGAGAAAGGGGTTGCTTGAATCAGATCAGAGCAACTTTGAGTGTTTGAATGAGGCTATGAGCTTCCAAATGCCATATGCTTTGAGAAGACTTTTTGCAACAATCTTAGTATATTGTGAGCCATCCGATGTCAGAAAATTATGGGAGACTTACTTTGATGCGATGTCCAAAGATTTTAGGAAAGAAAATGATGGCAACAAGGAATTTTTGGTATCAAAGACATTGCAAAActtgaattttattttggaaaGTATGGTAAAAAGTATTCATGTTTTTGATTTGCCAAGAATAACTATTGAAATAGATGAGTACAATGATAATATTTGTACAGAAGCTCGAGAGGAAATGTCTATCGAAATCTCACCTGACGATTTGTTAGCTGAATCCAAATTAAATGCAGGGCAACGAAAAGCATTCTCAACAATTCTCGAGTGCTTAGATTCCATTGGAAGTGGCCTTTTTTTTGTCAATGGACCTGGTGGAACTGGGAAAACATATTTATATCGTGCTTTGCTAGCAAATGTTAGGCAAAGAAATATGATTGCCCTTGCTACAGCAACTTCGGGAGTTGCAGCTTCGATATTACCTGGTGGTC from the Primulina eburnea isolate SZY01 chromosome 3, ASM2296580v1, whole genome shotgun sequence genome contains:
- the LOC140827418 gene encoding uncharacterized protein isoform X1 yields the protein MCTFSLFNIIIIVINKDKQKMVSCREYYCYKFQIRDNMSSMLLYAGRLLQQYAVDMYIKLETTRLDYFRRNQAEMRSELYQGIVDSIINGETKGNEIGRRIVLPASFIGGPRDMRRRYLDAMALVRKFGKPDLFITMTCNPEWKEITDNLKEGQQPQDRPNLTTRVFRAKLQDLKNQIITKSIFGVVVAFVYVVEFQKRGLPHMHMLIILRQDSKINGPENFDYYVSAELPNKDKNPNLHNFVVKHMMHGPCGDLNKKNTCMIAGRCKSNYPRLFCQSTTQGKDGYPIYRRRNDGQIVDIRKAKLNNQWVVPHNSYLLLSYDCHVNVEVCSGLTAVKYLYKYIYKGHDKVVVHIASSNSDTVVDEIKNFQDARWVSAQEAL